The Archocentrus centrarchus isolate MPI-CPG fArcCen1 chromosome 13, fArcCen1, whole genome shotgun sequence genomic interval CGCGTATGACAATTATGAGGATGCTGTGCGTCTCTATGAGACGGTGCTGCAGCGACAGGCAGAGGAGCAGAAGGCAGGCTTCTGCTGGTTCACCCTGCACATGGGTAAGGCTTTAAGTGTTTGCTGTTGATTATGtggtgttgtttttatgttcctCAAAATAAATCAACGTACACAATTATTCTTCTCAAAATGTTTAGCTTTAGCTTCTTTTTTATGAGTACATttctaaatattaaaatattttttaaaaaactatcCTGTTAAAAATGTGTCCCATCGCCTGCTGTATTATTCTGCTTTATTTCCTCCGCACTCAGAGCCCGGGCTGTGCCTTCAGCTGGCTTTAAAGCAACTGTCACCAGGGGTTCGGGTGGAGCCATGCAGCTCTGCTGTGTTACAGTTTAGTGTGGAAGAAATTGGCCAACTGGTTCCACTGCTTCCTAACCCGTGTACTCCCATCAGTGCTACACGCTGGCAGACTGAAGATCTGGACGGCAATAAGGTTCTCTTTCAGGTAACTGCAGgtgatcttcttcttctttcagctgctccctttagggatcATTACAGAGGATTATCTTTCTCCATCTTACCCTATCCCTATAGCAACCAACCAACccttgtcctccttcactacatccatgaacctcgtCTGTGATCTTCATCTTTTCCTCTTGCCtgtcagctccatcttcaacattttttgtccagtgtatccactatccctcctcggcacatgtccaaaccatcttggcgttgcctttttttctttttttttctttttttcatttttggccacagcggcttttcgagacaggaaatgggggaaagatacaggggaagacacgcgggcaaatcggcgccaggccgcgccgcccgcaccgcaacgcggcgtgtgtatgtggtcgccggcttcaccactaagccacccaggcgccccggCCTTGCCTTTCTAACTTGTCTCAAAaacactccacctgagctgccCGTCTGATGTTCTAATCCTGTTCATCCCAGTCACTCCCAACAAGCCACCTCAATCTCCAACTCTGCctcctttttgtcagtgccactgtctccaaacctcACAtgatagcaggtctcactaccatcttgtaaaccttcactttcattcttgctgctatcctATCCTGGAAGTGTGAATGGAAGACAagtttcttttgatttttgcaTGGCTACATCACGGTGTTCGTTCTGTGTCATTGGTTCCATCAAACTGAAGTGGCCTTGCATTGCAAGAGTAAACACGCAGCACTGTGGGAGGTTTAACTACTAATTACCTCACAGCATGCTGGGAAATGAGCCAAACCTCTATTCAATGTGTCACTAAGGTGTGATTTATAGAACGGGaaatttttgtctgtgttttagcTAAAGACTTGCATTTAATGCAAATGTATGCAAATGTAACTAACCACGAAGTGTGAAACAGTTGAGTGTAAATATAACTGAAACAGCTGTTGCTATTATGATGGGAGATAATCCAACATCTGTTCAGGTGTGTGTAGATGGGGCGGGGCTTTCAACAGGAGCTTAGATCCTGTATTCCAACCAAGGTAAATAGTAAAAAGGGGAACATGTGTTCGCTTGTAGTCCTAGTATCAATTAAATgggattataaattataattccatattattttctgtctttctgtgctgcaggtgAAAACAGCACAACCTCAACGACCTCTGACCTGTGCTTTCCCCCTGACTGGCCCAAGCATGTCTCCTCGAGGAATGCAGCTCAGCAGCTCAGGACACAGCCTGTCACCCTGCAGCCTTACATCTCCCCTGTCTGGGCAAACGCACAGGCAAGGTAAGTGCAGAAGGAAAAGCTGTGATGTTCAATGTCTTCTTGGTATTTTCCAGTGGGAGATTCATCGCCTGGAGCTCGACAGGACAGGGAGAAATATCTCTAAATTACTGCTTCACTCAGCTGTCTCCCTTCTGAGACTTCTGAGTTCATAATGATTCCCTGGTGCTCTCAAATTGCCATTGtattaaatgatcattttgaGCTAGAAAGCATTTGTATGTAAAACTGTAATCACAATGGGCCAAAATGATTCAGACATTAGATGTTGCCACCAACAGAGGGCAAAGTGTTTTTATTGGAGATGAATAGCAATAGAAAAGTTCACCAGTAATTATACTGGCGATGTGGTCTCTTTTCTGAGCTGTTATTTGGAGTggatctgttttgtttttgttttgttcacgggAAGCGTAAAGTTAAATCATTTGTCTGAGGTAAAATGGTTTGTATAGCACCTTTAAAAACTGATGTGACAAAGGGCTTTATAGAAGAATAAAGACCCAAAAGAGGAGTACAGACAACATTAGAGCAGGAGGCCTGCTGCAGAAAAGCAAACCATGGTTAGAGCCACATCCTGGAGCTCACTCAGAGGAGCTGACAGGGTCTAGCAGAAGTAAGCAGTTCATACTCTGCAGCAAGATTACTCAACCTCATAAACAAGAAGGATCTTGAATTAAATCCTCCAAGTGGAAGCCAGTGCAGTGACATCAGAGATCTTTGGAACTGAGAAACTGAGTTTTATTGGCCTGGCTTAGATAGGAGTAAAGAGCACTGCAGGAGTCTAACCAGGGGAGCACAAAAACTTCAGTTTTACTGTGTGACTgaagaaaacacaagatttaCATGTGATGTAAAGCTAAAGACTTTCCCGCAGATACCGTGAAGTAACACTGTGCAGAAGTTACAGTAAatagttttcatgtttgtttagATTTGAGTGtattctttgtttttgattttttttttcttttttttttaacacttttgtttcatgtttctttGTTGCCAGCTCAGAGACCGCGCAGTGACCCCGTCTTAGAAAAGCTTCATGGAGGAAGTGGTGGAGCAGAGAGCCTGGGATCAGGAAGCTGCTGTAGCACCCCTCCTGGCAGCTCCTGTTACTCATCCCAGCGCAGCAGCCCTGCACCGCTCTCAACCTCCAATCACCCGGACTCTCCTCTGCGCCCCTCCATCGCCCACTCACTTTCCCATCGCCTCCtggaagaggatgaggaagagccGGAGACGAATGTCGACACAGGAGCACCTGTCTCACCTCGCTCAGACACAGTGGTCAAAGTGATGGCTCGCTCCTCCTCAGTAGACTTTTTGGTGACTTTCCAGTCAGAGAGACCCGCAGCAGTTGGGGCGTCAGCTGTCGAGGACCTGGCCAAGGAGTTGAGCGATTGTTTGCCAgggacacacacaaacctgcagGGGCCGCCTGGGACATGGGGTTCTGATGGTGGCACAGATGCAGGCAGGACCGTGCCAAGCCCCTCCAACAGGTCGCTGGTGGAGAACAGGACTGCTGCTGAGCCAGCACACACAAACGGTGAGGAACCGCTGGATGAGTTCTTCATCTAAATTCCTGCCACCACATCATGAGCAGTGGTAATAATTACAGTGCAGACAGACGAACAACGGGGACTCTGGAATACAAAGGACGCCAAAGCACTGCCGCATGTGACACATAACATCCAGAGacatctgcatttttaaaaaagtttggcTTGTCTTGTTTTGTCAAGATGGTGCAGGGAAGAAATAATAGATGAATGTCTAAAGTAGTTTTATACCTAGGGTGCAGCTAATGATTTGTGCAGCTGTTGTAGCCCAGTGAATAGAAATCAGAGTTTTGTATTTAAGTGATACTGAAGGCAGACTAGATTTCTGTCTCATCACTCAGctaggaaactttttttttattacctttgAACAAATTAAGATGATCTTAGAACTAAGGCTCTCTTTGATGTTCCTGCTGATTGTGATTAGAAAGCTGATTTAGTCTGCTATTAGGCCTCACAAAGCAAAAGTCTAAACTTGTGGCTTTTAACACATGTGTTTAAAGGGACTTCAAATAATTCTTGCTCCAGTATTTACTTGTCAAAATGGATAAGCAGCGGACTGAACCGGGCCATGTTACTGTATTGAAGAGGACTGAATTTTCTCACGTGAATGAACCTGGCACCTCGGAAATGCTCATTACTGTaaggtcacagtaagctgaggGATCAGCAGGAACTTGAGGGAAAACATGATGAATTGGACTGATCATTTAAACAGTGATCATGATCAGCACGGCTGTTTGAAGGCAAAAGATGttacatgaaggaaaaaaatcctaATAACAAATGTTACAATTCAGGTCAAACTAGTCTCttacttatttttctttcatctttttttccgTTTAATTGTGATCAAGGACTTTCTTAATTTAACCTAACAGATAAATtggagtctgtttttttttttttttttggcttgtgcTTTATGAGGTCAGTGCCTGTTTAAATGCGTGTAATTAAAGGGTAGGAGTTGCTCCCGCTGGGCTGCTCTGTGTGGGCAAGCGAGGCAGCTCAAAGATGTCAAAGTGTTTAACTGTTTACTGGAAATAAGTGTTACTGGAAGAAAGCGAGTACTGTAAGCAAGTAGTGTGCAAAGTGTTCAGTGATTTAGGCTAAAAGAGAAATGACTAAAAGAATAAAACGGCTCTGTTGTTGTGTcctgacagctgtgtgtgtgctcatgcaAGAATTCATTCAATAACCTTCATACACGCAGACAGAGAGCCACTCCAGGGATGGAAAAATAATCACATGTTAATATAGCGTGAA includes:
- the fam124b gene encoding protein FAM124B isoform X2, encoding MSSSGIDLVTRRVRQQRWQQLLLMHLHLLANPGDSLLLQHTLDRLLRWLCPSLRIFHVSERASPFRTYPRPCPVAGYPSLAITFFLHEAYGEERILKVLDFFQRPPWHYHHTESCGSRTGGIHITSTSSPSNALLRPYLLPSRDFYSLGAGMPVWGVRPVHCGGEILRVTLYSAYDNYEDAVRLYETVLQRQAEEQKAGFCWFTLHMEPGLCLQLALKQLSPGVRVEPCSSAVLQFSVEEIGQLVPLLPNPCTPISATRWQTEDLDGNKVLFQVKTAQPQRPLTCAFPLTGPSMSPRGMQLSSSGHSLSPCSLTSPLSGQTHRQAQRPRSDPVLEKLHGGSGGAESLGSGSCCSTPPGSSCYSSQRSSPAPLSTSNHPDSPLRPSIAHSLSHRLLEEDEEEPETNVDTGAPVSPRSDTVVKVMARSSSVDFLVTFQSERPAAVGASAVEDLAKELSDCLPGTHTNLQGPPGTWGSDGGTDAGRTVPSPSNRSLVENRTAAEPAHTNGEEPLDEFFI
- the fam124b gene encoding protein FAM124B isoform X1 → MLRRAAVLKRADDENVDSGAETAESDCSRMSSSGIDLVTRRVRQQRWQQLLLMHLHLLANPGDSLLLQHTLDRLLRWLCPSLRIFHVSERASPFRTYPRPCPVAGYPSLAITFFLHEAYGEERILKVLDFFQRPPWHYHHTESCGSRTGGIHITSTSSPSNALLRPYLLPSRDFYSLGAGMPVWGVRPVHCGGEILRVTLYSAYDNYEDAVRLYETVLQRQAEEQKAGFCWFTLHMEPGLCLQLALKQLSPGVRVEPCSSAVLQFSVEEIGQLVPLLPNPCTPISATRWQTEDLDGNKVLFQVKTAQPQRPLTCAFPLTGPSMSPRGMQLSSSGHSLSPCSLTSPLSGQTHRQAQRPRSDPVLEKLHGGSGGAESLGSGSCCSTPPGSSCYSSQRSSPAPLSTSNHPDSPLRPSIAHSLSHRLLEEDEEEPETNVDTGAPVSPRSDTVVKVMARSSSVDFLVTFQSERPAAVGASAVEDLAKELSDCLPGTHTNLQGPPGTWGSDGGTDAGRTVPSPSNRSLVENRTAAEPAHTNGEEPLDEFFI